The proteins below are encoded in one region of Leptotrichia sp. oral taxon 218:
- a CDS encoding RNA-guided endonuclease TnpB family protein, which translates to MYLTLKQQVKHLSKKEFRNLKYLSHIAKNLTNEAIYNIRQYYFNKKKYLSYNENYKMLKNSENYKKLNSNMAQQILKEVDGSFKSFFGLLKLAKNGQYDNKKIKLPKYLAKDGFTTLVIGFVRLKDDILIVPYSNSFKKTHQEVKIKLPPVLKGKKIKEIRIIPKQHSRYFEIQYTYEVEEVQRELNKENGLGIDLGIDNLCTCVTNNGASFLIDGRKLKSINQYYNKTNAKLQSIKDKQKIEHITLRQKRIARRRNNRINDYLSKAARIIINYCLNNDIGRIVLGYNEDFQRKSNIGSINNQNFVNIPYGKLRDKLIYLCKLYGIEFKLQEESYTSKASFFDGDEIPIYDKENQKEYIFSGKRIKRGLYQTSTGKIINADCNGALNILRKSKVVDLSVLYNRGELNTPKRIRVV; encoded by the coding sequence ATGTATTTAACTTTAAAACAACAAGTAAAACATCTTAGTAAGAAAGAGTTTAGGAATTTAAAATATTTATCTCATATAGCCAAGAACTTAACTAATGAAGCTATATATAATATTAGACAGTATTATTTTAATAAGAAAAAGTATTTAAGTTATAACGAAAACTATAAAATGCTTAAAAACAGTGAGAACTATAAGAAGTTAAATTCTAATATGGCTCAACAAATTCTAAAAGAAGTAGACGGAAGTTTCAAATCATTTTTTGGACTTTTAAAACTTGCTAAAAATGGTCAATATGATAATAAGAAAATAAAATTACCTAAATATCTTGCTAAAGATGGATTTACAACTCTTGTTATAGGTTTTGTTAGATTAAAAGATGATATTCTGATAGTTCCTTATTCAAATTCGTTTAAGAAAACTCATCAGGAAGTTAAAATTAAGCTGCCACCAGTATTGAAAGGTAAGAAGATAAAAGAAATTAGAATAATACCAAAACAACATTCTAGGTACTTTGAAATTCAATATACTTATGAAGTAGAGGAAGTTCAAAGGGAATTAAACAAAGAAAATGGACTAGGAATAGATTTAGGTATAGACAATCTATGTACTTGTGTTACAAATAACGGAGCTTCATTCCTAATAGACGGCAGAAAATTAAAATCTATTAATCAATACTATAACAAGACAAATGCAAAATTGCAAAGCATTAAAGATAAGCAAAAGATAGAGCATATAACATTAAGGCAAAAGAGAATAGCTAGAAGGAGAAATAATCGCATAAATGATTATCTTTCAAAAGCAGCAAGAATAATTATAAATTATTGTCTTAATAATGATATAGGAAGAATAGTTCTAGGATATAATGAAGATTTTCAAAGAAAATCAAATATTGGAAGCATAAATAATCAGAACTTTGTAAATATACCATATGGAAAATTAAGAGATAAACTAATATATCTATGTAAACTATATGGAATAGAATTTAAACTGCAAGAAGAGAGTTATACATCAAAAGCAAGTTTCTTTGATGGAGATGAAATTCCAATATATGATAAAGAAAATCAAAAAGAATATATATTCAGTGGAAAAAGGATAAAAAGAGGACTATATCAAACAAGCACAGGTAAAATCATAAATGCGGATTGTAATGGAGCATTAAATATATTAAGAAAAAGTAAAGTTGTGGATTTAAGTGTCCTATACAATAGAGGTGAGCTGAACACACCTAAAAGAATAAGGGTAGTGTAA
- a CDS encoding AI-2E family transporter translates to MKFYDEEKILKAKNVLMVVSLLFLSILLFFKVYDYFKKPINLAISTIFPFILSFIIVYSLMPIIDMISNKKNEENPTKKLIKNRNLAILIVLSIFFAIFIYIVLAFIPLIAKQGSSLIEFFLKNQGDFQSKAFNFMEQNNIDLKNTLMSSKDVIINMTVRVLTSSYSIVTSTFTLLFMTPIFTIMLIFSYDSIEIWVENFLTDIDEDRKLVNLAKSIDQTIGKYILVTVLDSMIVGVASFIIFYFLKLDYSILFSLIIGFGNVIPFLGPFIGLIPVIFYAATKSFNLVIIIVALVTIVQTIEANIVKPWLTGKSVKMHPITTLLVVLIGGALFGIGGAFIGIPIYIVIKLTWIFYWENYIKKNQKNQNNLKK, encoded by the coding sequence ATGAAATTTTATGATGAAGAAAAAATTTTAAAAGCGAAAAATGTGTTAATGGTAGTGTCACTTTTATTTTTATCAATTTTACTTTTTTTCAAAGTTTACGATTATTTTAAAAAGCCGATTAATCTTGCTATAAGTACGATTTTTCCGTTCATTTTGTCATTTATAATCGTGTATTCGCTTATGCCAATTATTGATATGATAAGCAATAAAAAAAATGAAGAAAATCCGACTAAAAAACTTATAAAAAATAGAAATTTGGCGATTTTAATCGTGCTATCAATATTTTTTGCAATTTTTATATATATAGTTCTTGCTTTTATTCCGCTAATTGCGAAACAAGGTTCAAGTTTAATTGAATTTTTCTTGAAGAATCAAGGGGATTTTCAAAGTAAGGCATTTAATTTTATGGAGCAAAATAACATTGATTTAAAAAATACGCTTATGAGTTCTAAAGATGTGATTATAAATATGACGGTAAGGGTGCTGACTTCCAGTTACTCCATTGTAACCAGCACTTTTACTTTGCTTTTTATGACGCCAATTTTTACGATTATGTTAATTTTTAGCTATGACAGTATTGAAATTTGGGTTGAAAATTTTTTGACGGACATAGATGAAGATAGAAAACTTGTCAATTTGGCAAAAAGTATAGATCAAACGATTGGAAAATATATTTTGGTTACGGTACTTGACAGTATGATTGTCGGAGTGGCGTCTTTTATAATTTTCTATTTTTTAAAATTGGACTACAGCATTTTATTTTCACTAATTATTGGTTTTGGAAATGTGATACCTTTTTTAGGACCTTTTATTGGTCTTATTCCTGTAATTTTCTACGCTGCAACAAAATCTTTTAATTTAGTAATCATTATTGTTGCGTTAGTTACAATTGTGCAAACTATTGAAGCAAATATCGTAAAACCTTGGCTTACAGGAAAATCGGTTAAAATGCATCCAATTACGACATTACTTGTCGTTTTGATTGGAGGAGCGCTTTTTGGAATTGGAGGAGCGTTTATTGGGATACCAATTTATATCGTGATTAAACTGACTTGGATATTCTATTGGGAAAATTATATAAAAAAAAATCAAAAAAATCAAAATAATTTGAAAAAATAA
- a CDS encoding MarR family transcriptional regulator, whose translation MHENFSKHIGKLVCRHGAKPYNKETELLGTLKASITTT comes from the coding sequence TTGCACGAAAATTTTAGTAAGCATATAGGGAAACTTGTATGTAGACACGGAGCAAAACCGTACAACAAAGAAACTGAACTGCTGGGAACTCTTAAAGCTAGTATAACCACAACATAA
- the cysS gene encoding cysteine--tRNA ligase, with protein MEFYNTLSNRLEKFVPLERNKVKMYVCGPTVYNYIHLGNARPIIVFDVLARYFKYKNYEVEFVQNFTDIDDKIINRANEEKLSCEEITKKYIDGFFEDVKKLNILSDVKRPKVTENIYEIIETIKKLIDNGFAYEKDGDVYFEVKKYSEYGKLSNQKVDELEAGARIDISKIKKNPLDFVLWKSKKENEPFFESPWGKGRPGWHIECSAMSQKYLGDTFDIHGGGQDLIFPHHENEIAQSKCAYHGNFANYWLHNGFVQIDGDKMSKSTGNFFLLREILEKFSGNVIRLFMVSTHYRKPINFSFEALKDTKKTLQNIVNAMNQFESTINLADKNLFENKNSFEKIEEFDKKFVLAMDEDMNTPQALAAIFEQIKYTNKLLSKLEEEKEIVLEVKKSCESLKNKIENVLGIDLKNEKQCKKNNDELTDKLIELLLEVRKSARVKKDFELSDKIRDNLKDLGIEIKDTKDGNASYSFKD; from the coding sequence ATGGAATTTTACAATACATTGTCAAATAGATTGGAAAAATTTGTGCCACTTGAAAGAAACAAAGTGAAAATGTATGTTTGTGGACCTACAGTTTACAATTATATACATCTTGGAAATGCTCGTCCAATTATTGTTTTTGATGTACTTGCCAGATATTTTAAATATAAAAATTATGAAGTTGAATTTGTGCAAAATTTTACAGATATTGACGATAAAATTATAAATAGAGCTAATGAAGAAAAATTATCTTGTGAAGAAATCACTAAAAAATATATAGATGGTTTTTTTGAAGATGTGAAAAAATTAAATATTTTGAGTGATGTAAAAAGACCAAAAGTTACAGAAAATATTTACGAAATAATAGAAACTATAAAAAAATTAATAGATAATGGCTTTGCTTATGAAAAAGATGGAGATGTCTATTTTGAAGTGAAAAAATATTCAGAGTATGGGAAATTGTCTAATCAAAAAGTTGATGAGCTGGAAGCGGGAGCTAGAATTGATATTTCAAAAATCAAAAAAAATCCGCTGGATTTTGTCCTTTGGAAAAGTAAAAAAGAAAATGAGCCATTTTTTGAATCACCTTGGGGAAAAGGACGACCTGGTTGGCATATAGAATGCAGTGCGATGTCACAAAAATATTTGGGAGACACATTTGATATTCACGGTGGTGGACAAGATTTGATTTTTCCACATCATGAAAATGAAATTGCTCAAAGTAAATGTGCCTATCACGGAAATTTTGCAAATTATTGGCTACATAATGGCTTTGTTCAAATTGATGGCGACAAAATGTCGAAATCAACTGGAAACTTTTTTTTACTTCGTGAAATTTTAGAAAAATTTTCGGGAAATGTAATAAGACTTTTTATGGTAAGTACACATTACAGAAAACCAATTAATTTTTCTTTTGAAGCGCTAAAAGATACAAAAAAAACTTTGCAAAATATTGTAAATGCGATGAATCAATTTGAAAGTACGATAAATTTAGCAGATAAAAATTTATTTGAGAATAAAAATTCGTTTGAGAAAATTGAAGAATTTGATAAAAAGTTTGTTTTGGCGATGGATGAAGATATGAATACGCCACAAGCATTAGCTGCAATTTTTGAGCAAATTAAATACACAAATAAACTTTTATCAAAACTTGAAGAAGAGAAAGAAATTGTCTTGGAAGTGAAAAAGTCTTGTGAATCTCTAAAAAATAAAATTGAAAATGTGCTTGGAATTGATTTAAAAAATGAAAAGCAATGCAAAAAAAATAATGATGAATTAACTGATAAATTGATAGAGTTACTTTTGGAAGTTAGAAAATCTGCGAGAGTTAAAAAAGATTTTGAACTTTCTGACAAAATTAGAGATAATTTAAAAGATTTGGGAATAGAAATTAAAGATACAAAAGATGGAAATGCAAGTTATAGTTTTAAAGATTAA
- a CDS encoding transposase, producing MYKISKKLSKEYNAVVVEALNMKGMSQALNFGKSVGDNGWGMFLRMVEYKLMFLGKQFLKIDKWFPLSKTCSKCGNVKEELKLSERSYKCECCGIEIDRDYNAALNIKNIGKAMLKY from the coding sequence TTGTATAAAATATCGAAAAAATTATCTAAAGAGTATAATGCTGTGGTTGTTGAGGCTTTGAATATGAAAGGGATGAGCCAAGCATTAAATTTTGGGAAAAGTGTAGGAGATAATGGATGGGGAATGTTTTTGAGGATGGTTGAGTATAAACTGATGTTTTTAGGGAAACAATTTTTGAAGATAGATAAGTGGTTTCCATTGTCGAAAACTTGCAGTAAATGTGGAAATGTTAAAGAGGAACTGAAATTATCAGAAAGAAGTTATAAATGTGAGTGCTGTGGAATTGAAATTGATAGAGATTACAATGCGGCATTGAATATAAAAAACATTGGAAAAGCAATGTTGAAATATTAA
- a CDS encoding aminotransferase class IV, giving the protein MAGKTEFMKYAYFDKEIVEFEKATVSIATHSLQYGTTCFGGVRGYYRNGKVAIFRLEDHYKRLMTASKMLGFEFFMEWDEFKNIVTELVKKNDIKEDFYMRPFIFCKEPRLSPKKAGLDFDLAIYMLPLADYVSTKGGLRLMSSTYRKYNDSSIPTKAKAGGSYINSFLATSDAQRNGYDDALMFDDAGNVVEVSVANIVLIYRDQVIIPDTGNAALEGITVRSALELLEYNGYKINRGKIDRSMVFTADELLVTGTAMKITYAESLDQRPIGQLDFHAEPKPGKFYELLKGEYEKVINGDHELSKEWLFVVE; this is encoded by the coding sequence ATGGCAGGTAAAACTGAATTTATGAAATATGCATATTTCGATAAAGAAATAGTAGAATTTGAGAAAGCGACAGTAAGTATTGCAACTCACAGTTTACAATATGGAACAACTTGTTTCGGTGGAGTTAGAGGATACTACAGAAATGGGAAAGTAGCAATTTTTAGATTGGAAGATCACTATAAAAGACTTATGACAGCTTCAAAAATGTTAGGTTTTGAATTTTTCATGGAATGGGATGAATTTAAAAATATTGTAACTGAATTAGTTAAAAAGAACGATATTAAAGAAGATTTTTATATGAGACCATTCATTTTCTGTAAAGAACCAAGATTATCACCTAAAAAAGCAGGACTTGATTTTGATTTAGCAATTTATATGTTGCCACTTGCAGATTATGTAAGTACAAAAGGTGGATTAAGATTGATGAGTTCAACTTATAGAAAATATAACGATTCATCTATCCCAACTAAAGCAAAAGCAGGTGGATCTTACATCAATTCATTCCTAGCTACAAGTGATGCTCAAAGAAATGGTTACGATGATGCGTTAATGTTTGATGATGCAGGAAATGTAGTAGAAGTTTCTGTTGCAAATATTGTATTAATCTACAGAGATCAAGTAATTATTCCTGATACAGGAAATGCAGCACTTGAAGGAATTACAGTAAGATCAGCATTAGAATTATTAGAATACAATGGATACAAAATCAACCGTGGAAAAATTGACAGATCAATGGTATTTACAGCAGATGAATTGTTAGTAACAGGAACAGCAATGAAAATCACTTATGCCGAATCATTAGATCAAAGACCAATTGGACAATTAGACTTCCATGCTGAACCAAAACCTGGTAAATTCTATGAATTGTTAAAAGGTGAATATGAAAAAGTTATTAATGGAGATCACGAATTATCTAAAGAATGGTTATTTGTTGTTGAATAA
- a CDS encoding AAA family ATPase, whose protein sequence is MRPLKLIVSAFKSYGGKEEIDFTKLGNDGIYLITGKTGAGKTTIFDAISYALFGSLSDGTSENMTLRSKYAKEDVATFVELTFSYKNKIYYIKRNPAYERKSKRGKNKTTTENAKVELHLPDGKVLTKKDEVAKKIKDILGVNEDQFGKICMIAQGAFAKFLFAKTPEKESIFREIFKTTNYETLEKKMKEKYKKVEDEDNLLTEQIKSFKERVECSKDFESDFFDENEKNLDFSEFLSELILFQEKEEKNLKNKIKKIEGDKKNVEKNLDIAKEIEIKKEKLEELKKEKLEEEINFENYKKNLEKHANEENKIYELNTRKEIIKNDLKKYSELKNLEDEKSNLEKLVFEKENKKDDLKNQIELESKKLEILKDKKDDLEKSSKNIFKFESQLKESKNQIEKLEELKKLFEDYCEKKEKKKNFETEVQNLEKIENKILDEIKKNNNFLKNKEEEFIKFETIEKNFADFSLKKNKISNDLKNLENLKILNSEIDKTSIEYNLKLKEFEESQESYEAQNKISRNLRKIYNINQAGILAKTLVENKPCPVCGSKVHPKPACTSQIENITLEEVEEKENKSEEMLFKVNKLSANCGEILKEIEIKKNNLQKNLKDFFQIENLEKEKIDEWIVNKFSFLKDEMKKIDDLIEKEKDREKEKENCKKEIKLLKEELEKLNSSQKLNLEKKTKANSFKVEADTNFKNVVLEIEKRTKKNFEFETEKIELLKREKVLLKEKEELQNFIKIEEQNNLELKNLKEEIPKKEKEIENKKSNVIELEKEMTSMKTDLKNCKKEIEKIKNNLEFENEEFAEDKILEFENEIFKIRKKIKDEKAQFDESDKKLALQEKEIFDLKKEIEKNKDFNIDFLSQEFEMLKNKLDSQTEIFQQNNSKLSINQKILREYEEKLGQLKEVQRKNTLLKALFDTIQGKIAGKDKIRFETYVHIKYFEKILFKANKRFFAMSDGKYELKRSESAFRTAKIGLNLDVYDYHNGTVREVSTLSGGESFLASLSLALGFSDVVQEMSGGIQLETLFIK, encoded by the coding sequence ATGAGACCTTTAAAACTTATTGTTTCCGCTTTTAAATCTTATGGTGGAAAAGAAGAAATTGATTTTACAAAATTGGGAAATGATGGAATTTATTTGATTACTGGAAAAACTGGAGCTGGAAAAACTACGATTTTTGATGCAATTAGTTATGCACTTTTTGGAAGTCTGAGCGATGGAACTAGTGAAAACATGACTTTGAGATCTAAATATGCGAAAGAAGATGTGGCTACATTTGTGGAACTTACATTTTCCTACAAAAATAAAATTTATTATATTAAAAGAAATCCAGCTTACGAGAGAAAGTCAAAAAGAGGGAAAAATAAAACTACAACTGAAAATGCAAAAGTGGAATTACATCTTCCAGATGGAAAAGTTTTAACAAAAAAAGATGAAGTTGCAAAAAAAATAAAAGATATTTTGGGAGTCAATGAAGATCAATTTGGTAAAATTTGCATGATTGCGCAAGGAGCTTTTGCAAAATTTTTGTTTGCTAAGACTCCCGAGAAAGAAAGTATTTTTAGAGAAATTTTTAAAACAACAAATTATGAAACTTTAGAAAAAAAAATGAAGGAAAAATATAAAAAAGTTGAAGACGAAGATAACCTTCTGACGGAACAGATAAAAAGTTTTAAAGAAAGAGTGGAATGTAGCAAAGATTTTGAGTCAGATTTTTTTGATGAAAATGAAAAAAATTTAGATTTCTCTGAATTTTTGAGTGAATTGATTTTGTTTCAAGAAAAAGAAGAAAAAAATTTGAAAAATAAAATTAAAAAAATTGAAGGCGATAAAAAAAATGTTGAAAAAAATTTGGATATTGCGAAAGAAATTGAAATAAAAAAAGAAAAATTAGAAGAATTAAAAAAAGAAAAATTAGAAGAAGAAATTAATTTTGAAAATTATAAAAAAAACTTGGAAAAACATGCGAATGAAGAAAATAAAATTTATGAATTAAATACGAGAAAAGAAATTATAAAAAATGATTTGAAGAAATATTCGGAATTGAAAAATTTGGAAGATGAAAAAAGTAATTTGGAAAAATTAGTTTTTGAAAAAGAAAATAAAAAAGATGATTTAAAAAATCAAATTGAACTTGAATCAAAGAAATTGGAAATTTTAAAAGACAAAAAAGATGATTTGGAAAAATCTTCTAAAAATATTTTTAAATTTGAAAGTCAGTTGAAAGAGTCAAAAAATCAAATTGAAAAATTGGAAGAGTTAAAAAAACTTTTTGAGGATTATTGCGAGAAAAAAGAAAAGAAAAAAAATTTTGAAACTGAAGTTCAAAATTTGGAAAAAATAGAAAATAAAATTTTAGATGAAATTAAAAAAAATAATAATTTTTTAAAAAATAAAGAAGAAGAATTTATAAAATTTGAAACGATTGAAAAAAATTTTGCAGATTTTTCTTTGAAAAAAAATAAAATTTCAAATGATTTAAAAAATTTGGAAAATCTAAAAATTTTAAATTCTGAAATTGACAAAACTTCGATTGAGTATAATTTGAAATTAAAAGAGTTTGAAGAAAGTCAAGAAAGTTATGAAGCTCAAAATAAAATTTCTCGAAATTTAAGAAAAATTTATAACATCAATCAAGCTGGAATTCTTGCAAAAACTTTAGTTGAAAATAAACCTTGTCCAGTCTGTGGCTCAAAAGTTCATCCAAAACCAGCATGTACTTCTCAAATTGAAAATATAACTTTGGAGGAAGTGGAAGAAAAAGAAAACAAATCTGAAGAAATGCTTTTTAAAGTGAATAAATTAAGTGCAAATTGTGGAGAAATTTTAAAAGAAATTGAAATCAAAAAAAATAATTTACAAAAAAATTTAAAAGATTTTTTTCAAATTGAAAATCTTGAGAAAGAAAAAATTGACGAATGGATAGTTAATAAATTTTCTTTTTTGAAAGATGAAATGAAAAAAATAGATGATTTGATTGAAAAAGAAAAAGATAGGGAAAAAGAAAAAGAAAATTGTAAAAAAGAAATTAAATTATTAAAAGAAGAATTGGAAAAACTAAATTCTTCTCAAAAATTAAATTTAGAAAAAAAGACAAAGGCAAATTCTTTCAAAGTGGAAGCAGATACTAATTTTAAAAATGTTGTTCTTGAAATTGAAAAGCGAACAAAGAAAAATTTTGAATTTGAAACTGAAAAAATTGAACTTTTAAAAAGAGAAAAAGTTTTGTTAAAAGAAAAAGAAGAACTGCAAAATTTTATTAAAATTGAAGAACAAAATAATTTAGAGCTAAAAAATTTGAAAGAAGAGATTCCAAAAAAAGAAAAAGAAATTGAAAATAAAAAAAGTAATGTGATTGAATTGGAAAAAGAAATGACTTCGATGAAAACTGATTTGAAAAATTGCAAAAAAGAAATTGAAAAAATAAAAAATAATCTTGAATTTGAAAATGAAGAGTTTGCAGAAGATAAAATTTTAGAATTTGAAAATGAAATTTTTAAAATTAGAAAAAAAATAAAAGATGAAAAAGCTCAATTTGATGAATCAGATAAAAAATTAGCTTTGCAGGAAAAAGAAATTTTTGATTTAAAAAAAGAAATTGAAAAAAATAAAGATTTTAACATAGATTTTCTTTCGCAAGAATTTGAAATGCTAAAAAATAAATTGGATTCACAAACAGAAATTTTTCAACAAAATAATTCTAAACTTTCAATAAATCAAAAAATTTTAAGGGAATATGAAGAAAAACTTGGTCAATTAAAAGAAGTTCAAAGAAAAAATACTTTACTAAAAGCTCTTTTTGATACGATTCAAGGGAAAATTGCGGGAAAAGATAAAATAAGATTTGAAACTTATGTTCATATAAAATATTTTGAAAAGATACTTTTTAAAGCTAATAAAAGATTTTTTGCGATGTCGGATGGAAAATATGAACTGAAAAGAAGCGAGAGTGCTTTTAGAACTGCAAAAATTGGGTTAAATTTAGATGTTTATGATTATCATAACGGAACTGTCAGGGAAGTTTCGACGCTTTCGGGTGGAGAATCATTTTTGGCATCATTGTCACTAGCTCTTGGATTTTCTGATGTTGTTCAAGAAATGTCAGGTGGAATTCAGCTTGAAACTTTGTTTATTAAATAG
- a CDS encoding family 1 glycosylhydrolase, with the protein MNSVLHAPFMSGGIPTDGEVKPTKQELYQAVHNELVASALATKVGHEINPDFKIGCMILSMPVYPMTSHPLDTLAVRQFERENYLFADVHVRGKYPAYARRYFKENNINIEFAEGDEKLLAENPVDFVSFSYYVSVAAAHNPQDYQSGKGNLLGGLKNPYLESSEWGWQVDPVGLRIVLNDFYDRYQIPLFIVENGLGAKDVLVDGPNGPTVEDDYRIDYLRRHLEQVREAIEDGVEVLGYTSWGCIDLVSASTAQMSKRYGYIYVDRNDDGTGSLKRYKKKSFDWYKKVIASNGENLG; encoded by the coding sequence ATAAATTCTGTTTTACATGCTCCGTTTATGAGTGGAGGAATTCCAACTGATGGAGAAGTGAAACCTACTAAACAGGAATTGTATCAAGCAGTTCACAATGAATTAGTGGCTTCTGCATTGGCTACAAAAGTTGGACATGAAATTAATCCAGATTTCAAAATTGGATGTATGATTTTATCAATGCCAGTTTATCCAATGACATCACATCCACTTGATACATTAGCAGTAAGACAATTTGAGAGAGAAAATTATTTATTTGCTGATGTGCATGTGAGAGGAAAATATCCAGCATATGCAAGAAGATATTTTAAAGAAAATAATATAAATATTGAATTTGCTGAAGGTGATGAAAAATTATTAGCTGAAAATCCAGTTGATTTTGTATCGTTCTCGTATTATGTGAGTGTTGCTGCAGCACATAATCCGCAAGATTATCAAAGTGGAAAAGGTAACTTGCTAGGTGGATTGAAAAATCCATATTTAGAATCAAGTGAATGGGGTTGGCAAGTTGATCCAGTTGGACTTAGAATTGTATTGAATGATTTTTATGACAGATACCAAATTCCATTATTTATTGTGGAAAATGGACTTGGAGCAAAAGATGTTTTAGTTGATGGACCTAATGGACCAACTGTTGAGGATGATTATAGAATTGATTATTTGAGAAGACATTTGGAACAAGTGAGAGAAGCGATTGAAGATGGAGTGGAAGTGCTTGGGTATACTTCTTGGGGCTGCATTGACTTGGTTTCAGCTTCAACGGCTCAAATGAGTAAAAGATACGGATATATTTATGTTGACAGAAATGATGATGGGACTGGTTCATTAAAACGTTATAAAAAGAAATCATTTGACTGGTATAAAAAGGTAATTGCAAGTAATGGAGAAAATTTAGGTTAA
- the der gene encoding ribosome biogenesis GTPase Der — translation MKHTVAIVGRPNVGKSTLFNKLVGDRLSIVKDEPGVTRDRLYREMEWLGNKFLLVDTGGLEPRTQDFMMSKIKKQAQVAIDEADVIIFLVDGKAGITGLDEDVATILRKQDKKVIVAVNKIDNYMKEQENIFEFYGLGFEEVIGISGEHKTNLGDLLDAVVEKFDDKNTKEISEGLSIAILGRPNAGKSSLLNKLLNKERSIVSDIAGTTRDTIDSALKYDGEMYTLIDTAGIRRKSKVEDDIEYYSVLRAMKAIKRADVCVLMLDATELLTDQDKRIAGMIYDERKPIIIAINKWDLIEKNDNSVKEFKELVKADLAFLDYAPIVTISALTGKRTLNILEQAKFINEEYHKKVSTGILNQILAEIVAQNPVPTRKGRAVKLNYATQISQAPPKFVFFANNPELIHFSYKRYIENKLREYFGFEGCPIDIIFNKKGDKIFG, via the coding sequence ATGAAACATACTGTAGCGATTGTTGGTAGACCAAATGTAGGGAAATCGACATTGTTTAATAAATTGGTAGGAGATAGGTTATCTATAGTAAAAGATGAGCCGGGAGTTACTCGTGATAGACTTTATCGTGAAATGGAATGGCTGGGAAATAAATTTTTACTTGTTGATACAGGTGGACTTGAGCCTAGAACTCAAGATTTTATGATGAGTAAGATAAAAAAACAGGCACAGGTTGCAATTGATGAAGCAGATGTAATTATATTTTTGGTGGATGGAAAAGCTGGAATTACAGGGCTTGATGAAGATGTAGCAACAATTCTTCGTAAGCAGGATAAAAAAGTTATTGTAGCTGTCAATAAAATTGATAATTATATGAAGGAGCAGGAAAATATTTTTGAATTTTATGGGTTAGGATTTGAAGAAGTTATTGGAATTTCTGGAGAACATAAGACAAATTTGGGAGATTTGCTGGACGCTGTAGTTGAAAAATTTGACGATAAAAATACTAAAGAAATTTCAGAAGGGCTTAGCATTGCAATTCTTGGAAGACCAAATGCTGGAAAATCTTCGCTTTTAAATAAATTGTTGAATAAAGAGCGTTCGATTGTGAGCGATATTGCTGGAACAACAAGAGATACAATTGATTCGGCGCTAAAATATGATGGGGAGATGTACACTCTTATTGATACTGCAGGAATTCGGAGAAAATCTAAAGTTGAAGATGACATCGAGTATTACAGCGTGCTTCGTGCGATGAAAGCCATTAAAAGAGCGGATGTGTGCGTGTTAATGCTAGATGCGACAGAACTTTTGACGGATCAGGACAAAAGAATTGCAGGAATGATTTATGATGAAAGAAAGCCAATTATAATTGCAATTAACAAATGGGATTTGATTGAAAAAAATGACAACAGCGTGAAAGAGTTTAAAGAGCTTGTCAAAGCGGATTTGGCATTTTTAGACTATGCTCCGATTGTGACAATTTCGGCGCTAACTGGAAAAAGAACGCTTAATATTTTGGAACAGGCGAAATTTATCAATGAAGAATATCATAAAAAAGTTTCAACTGGAATATTAAATCAAATTTTAGCAGAAATTGTTGCGCAAAATCCTGTACCAACTCGAAAGGGAAGAGCAGTTAAACTTAATTATGCGACACAAATTAGCCAAGCACCGCCAAAATTTGTATTTTTTGCAAATAATCCAGAGTTGATTCATTTTTCTTATAAGAGATATATTGAAAATAAACTTCGTGAATATTTTGGATTTGAAGGATGTCCTATTGATATAATTTTTAATAAAAAAGGTGACAAAATTTTTGGATAA